A genomic region of Bradyrhizobium sp. ORS 278 contains the following coding sequences:
- a CDS encoding pyridoxamine 5'-phosphate oxidase family protein, which yields MSNDDTRDQDRVWELMKKIGFAMLVTKDGDKLRARPMSAYLARDEGLIYFLTDARHHKDEEIARAPQVNLSFADAGSQKYVSLTGTATISNDRAKIRDLFTTTAKAWWDSAEDPNIRLLKITPDDAEFWDSPGTVISYVKMAAAAVTNTRPDVGDNRKVAM from the coding sequence ATGAGCAACGACGACACGCGCGATCAGGATCGCGTCTGGGAGCTGATGAAGAAGATCGGCTTCGCCATGCTGGTCACGAAGGACGGTGACAAACTGCGCGCGCGGCCGATGAGCGCCTACCTCGCCCGCGACGAAGGCCTGATCTATTTCCTCACCGACGCCCGTCACCACAAGGACGAGGAGATCGCCCGCGCACCGCAGGTGAACCTGTCCTTCGCCGATGCCGGCAGCCAGAAATACGTTTCGTTGACGGGGACCGCGACGATTTCGAACGATCGCGCCAAGATCCGTGATCTGTTCACGACGACGGCGAAGGCATGGTGGGACAGCGCCGAGGATCCCAACATTCGCTTGTTGAAGATCACGCCTGATGATGCCGAGTTCTGGGATTCGCCGGGCACCGTGATCAGCTACGTCAAGATGGCCGCCGCCGCGGTCACCAACACGCGCCCCGATGTCGGCGACAACCGCAAGGTCGCGATGTGA
- a CDS encoding ABC transporter ATP-binding protein/permease: MGQIQDIERPVTSEPVKGPIIEIAAENGDQVEPPPPEVVEPDPELSPEEAEQVRKRYLLTRFWISARGYWGRAGDRLAWPFTIGLLMLIVGTVAFQYGINVWNRSIFDAIEKRDAATVFHLTAIFFPLAIGSVILAVAQVYARMAIQRRWRAWLTNSVITRWLTSGRYYQLNLVSGDHKNPEYRIAEDLRIATDSPVDFVAGVTSALLSAATFIVVLWTIGGALTLRLGGSELTIPGFLVIAAVVYAVIASGSIMAIGRRFVQTSEDKNQAEADFRYTLTRVRENGESIALLGGETEERAGIDRTFGNVLQQWARLAGQHMRTTLVSQGSSLIAPVVPLLLCAPKFLDGSMTLGQVMQAASAFTIVQTAFGWLVDNYPRLADWNACARRIASLMMSLDALERAERGDGVGRIKRGETTGEAMLSLNDLSVTLDDGKAVVGETEVVVDPGERLLVAGESGTGKSTLVRAIAGLWPWGGGSINFHPDRRLFMLPQRPYVPSGSLRRAVAYPGAAEDWSVEQVGEALHKVGLDHLKDRIEEEAPWDQTLSGGEKQRLAFARLLLHGPDIVVLDEATSALDEKSQDKMMQMVTNELPKATIVSVAHRAELEAFHSRKIVLERRKGGARLVSDIDLIPRKGKRRLIGRFLRQRKAV, encoded by the coding sequence AGGTCCGCAAGCGCTATCTGCTCACGCGTTTCTGGATCAGCGCGCGGGGCTATTGGGGCCGGGCCGGCGATCGTCTCGCCTGGCCGTTCACGATCGGCCTCCTGATGCTCATCGTCGGCACTGTCGCCTTTCAATACGGCATCAACGTCTGGAATCGATCGATCTTCGATGCGATCGAGAAGCGCGACGCCGCAACGGTGTTTCACCTCACCGCGATCTTCTTCCCGCTGGCGATCGGCAGCGTCATTCTCGCCGTCGCCCAGGTCTACGCGCGGATGGCGATCCAGCGACGGTGGCGCGCCTGGCTGACCAACAGCGTGATCACGCGATGGCTGACGAGCGGGCGCTACTACCAACTCAATTTGGTCAGCGGCGATCACAAGAACCCGGAATATCGTATCGCCGAGGATCTGCGCATCGCCACCGATTCACCCGTCGACTTCGTCGCCGGAGTAACGTCGGCGCTGCTGTCCGCCGCCACCTTCATCGTCGTGTTGTGGACGATCGGCGGCGCGCTCACGCTGCGTCTCGGCGGCAGCGAGCTCACCATTCCCGGCTTCCTGGTGATCGCTGCCGTCGTTTATGCCGTGATCGCCTCAGGCTCGATCATGGCGATCGGCCGCCGCTTCGTGCAGACCTCGGAGGACAAGAACCAGGCCGAGGCCGACTTCCGCTACACGCTGACGCGCGTGCGCGAGAACGGCGAAAGCATAGCGCTGCTCGGCGGCGAGACCGAGGAGCGCGCCGGGATCGACCGGACGTTCGGCAACGTGCTGCAGCAATGGGCCCGGCTCGCCGGCCAGCACATGCGCACGACGCTGGTGTCGCAGGGTTCGAGCCTGATCGCCCCCGTCGTGCCGCTGCTGCTGTGCGCGCCGAAATTCCTCGACGGCAGCATGACGCTCGGCCAGGTGATGCAGGCAGCCAGCGCGTTCACGATCGTGCAGACCGCGTTCGGCTGGCTGGTCGACAACTATCCGCGTCTCGCCGACTGGAACGCCTGCGCGCGGCGCATCGCCTCGCTGATGATGTCGCTCGATGCGCTGGAGCGTGCCGAGCGCGGCGACGGTGTCGGCCGCATCAAGCGCGGCGAGACCACGGGGGAGGCGATGCTCAGCCTGAACGATCTCTCGGTCACGCTCGACGACGGCAAGGCCGTGGTCGGCGAGACCGAGGTCGTGGTCGATCCCGGCGAGCGGCTGCTGGTCGCCGGCGAATCGGGAACGGGCAAGAGCACGCTGGTGCGCGCGATCGCCGGCCTGTGGCCGTGGGGCGGCGGCAGCATCAACTTCCATCCTGACCGCCGCCTCTTCATGTTGCCGCAACGGCCCTATGTGCCCTCGGGCAGCCTGCGCCGGGCGGTGGCCTATCCCGGCGCCGCCGAGGACTGGAGCGTCGAGCAGGTTGGCGAAGCCTTGCACAAGGTCGGCCTCGACCACCTCAAGGACCGCATCGAGGAGGAGGCGCCGTGGGACCAGACCCTGTCCGGTGGCGAGAAGCAGCGCCTGGCCTTCGCGCGGCTGCTGCTGCATGGCCCTGACATCGTCGTGCTCGACGAGGCGACCTCGGCGCTCGACGAGAAGAGCCAGGACAAGATGATGCAGATGGTCACGAACGAGCTGCCGAAGGCCACAATCGTCAGCGTCGCGCATCGGGCCGAGCTCGAGGCCTTTCATAGCCGCAAGATCGTACTGGAGCGGCGCAAGGGCGGCGCCAGGCTTGTCAGCGACATCGATCTCATTCCGCGCAAGGGCAAGCGTCGCCTGATCGGCCGCTTCCTGCGCCAGCGCAAGGCGGTCTGA
- a CDS encoding OmpA family protein has protein sequence MSNRPPPQVAAPIPAPPPPTPQQLTPIAPGAALPGPQRLDDFRGQRREVQEGGRTVIYEPGRVIVRDPSGQEFVRHDELERFRFGARDIRVEREDRGETRTVVFRPDGSQIVTITAPDGRLLRRIRRDIGGREIIIIDNTYRDPQAVGGFYVELPPPEIRIPYNRYIVDAEEAPPDVIYDTLIAPPVERVQRRYSLDEVRYSPSVRQLMPSIDLNTITFDTGSWEIAPDQVAKLQVIADGLNQAIQRNPREVYLIEGHTDAVGNETDNLSLSDRRAESVATLLTQQFGVPAENLTSQGYGEQYLKEQTQGPSRINRRVTVRRITPLLNGGQAALPPPPPGVAPPR, from the coding sequence ATGTCGAACCGGCCGCCGCCGCAGGTGGCCGCGCCGATCCCGGCTCCGCCGCCACCCACGCCTCAGCAGCTCACGCCGATCGCTCCTGGCGCCGCGCTGCCTGGTCCGCAGCGCCTCGACGACTTCCGCGGCCAGCGCCGCGAGGTCCAGGAGGGTGGCCGCACGGTGATCTACGAGCCCGGCCGCGTCATTGTCCGCGACCCGAGCGGACAGGAGTTCGTGCGCCACGATGAGCTCGAGCGCTTCAGATTCGGTGCCCGCGACATCCGCGTGGAGCGGGAGGATCGCGGCGAGACGCGCACGGTCGTGTTCCGCCCCGACGGCAGCCAGATCGTCACGATCACCGCGCCTGACGGACGGCTCTTGCGCCGTATCCGCCGTGACATCGGTGGTCGCGAGATCATCATCATCGACAACACCTACCGCGATCCGCAGGCGGTCGGCGGCTTCTATGTCGAGCTGCCGCCGCCGGAGATCCGCATCCCCTACAACCGCTACATTGTCGACGCTGAGGAGGCGCCGCCGGATGTCATCTACGACACGCTGATCGCGCCGCCGGTGGAGCGCGTGCAGCGGCGCTACTCGCTCGACGAAGTCCGCTACTCGCCCTCGGTGCGCCAGCTGATGCCGTCAATCGATCTCAACACGATCACCTTCGACACGGGATCGTGGGAGATCGCGCCTGATCAGGTAGCGAAGCTACAGGTCATCGCCGACGGCCTCAACCAGGCGATCCAGCGCAATCCGCGCGAGGTCTACCTGATCGAGGGCCACACCGACGCGGTCGGCAACGAGACCGACAACCTGTCGCTCTCGGACCGTCGCGCCGAATCGGTTGCGACCCTGCTGACGCAGCAATTCGGTGTCCCCGCCGAGAACCTGACGTCGCAGGGCTATGGCGAGCAGTACCTGAAGGAGCAGACCCAGGGACCGAGCCGCATCAACCGCCGCGTCACGGTCCGCCGCATCACCCCGCTGCTCAACGGCGGCCAGGCCGCCCTGCCGCCGCCGCCCCCGGGCGTCGCGCCGCCGCGATAA
- a CDS encoding phosphatase PAP2 family protein, which yields MNRTGLFIALSLALVIGVLFGVYPELDLKLAALFYDPHTRSFPVKLDGYAAFARDAAMWISWGLALPSIIALVVKLIRPDRPLLIKGRTIAFLLLTLSLSAIVITNLTFKSYWGRPRPVVVTEFGGDMQFVPWWDPRGGCGRNCSFFSGEGATAFWTLAPAALTPPAIRPVAYAAAVLFGLATSVLRMAFGGHFFTDITAAGLVTFLVIWLLHGYIYRWPSTRLTDAGVDTALTRFAMPGFRLMRRLFGRRRPADSSPAA from the coding sequence ATGAACCGGACCGGCCTCTTCATCGCATTGTCGCTCGCGCTCGTCATCGGCGTGCTGTTCGGCGTCTATCCCGAGCTCGACCTCAAGCTCGCCGCGCTGTTCTACGATCCGCATACCCGCAGCTTTCCCGTCAAGCTGGACGGCTATGCCGCGTTCGCGCGCGACGCGGCGATGTGGATCTCCTGGGGCCTCGCTCTCCCCTCGATCATCGCGCTGGTGGTGAAGCTGATCCGGCCCGACCGGCCGCTGCTGATCAAGGGCCGTACCATCGCGTTCCTGCTGCTCACCTTGTCGCTCTCGGCGATCGTGATCACCAACCTCACCTTCAAATCCTATTGGGGCCGGCCGCGCCCGGTCGTCGTCACCGAGTTCGGCGGCGACATGCAGTTTGTGCCGTGGTGGGATCCGCGCGGCGGCTGTGGCCGCAACTGCTCGTTCTTCTCCGGCGAGGGCGCCACCGCGTTCTGGACCTTGGCCCCGGCCGCGCTGACGCCGCCGGCCATCCGTCCGGTCGCCTATGCCGCGGCCGTCCTGTTCGGCCTCGCCACCTCGGTGCTGCGGATGGCGTTCGGCGGCCATTTCTTCACCGACATCACCGCCGCCGGGCTCGTCACCTTTCTCGTGATCTGGCTGCTGCACGGCTATATCTACCGCTGGCCGTCCACGCGGCTGACCGATGCCGGTGTCGATACCGCGCTGACCCGCTTCGCCATGCCGGGTTTCCGGCTGATGCGCCGGCTGTTCGGCCGCCGCCGCCCGGCCGATAGCAGCCCCGCTGCCTGA
- a CDS encoding FkbM family methyltransferase, with product MTPDNDPSPPPFGAFAPNAAQALVIRLAHGSGLKRGAFRPMLTRAVNLLRAGPVDVSYQGANFRFYHQLSATERGALFNPDYNREELDFLRSHVPPAGTAVDVGANVGTFALPLARHVGPAGRVIAVEPHPVTHARLSFNRDASALSQVRLVAAAAGDSDGEVMIETDGDNLGASHIVVGTAGAEAFKVPSLRLQAILEQAGATKVDALKIDVEGFEDRVLTCFFRDAPQTLWPRAVVIEHLSRDEWQNDCLADMIRRGYREVGRTRSNTLLLRG from the coding sequence TTGACGCCCGACAACGATCCCTCGCCGCCGCCCTTCGGGGCTTTCGCTCCGAATGCCGCGCAGGCGCTGGTGATCCGGCTCGCGCACGGATCCGGATTGAAGCGGGGTGCTTTCCGGCCGATGCTGACGCGCGCTGTCAACCTGCTGCGCGCCGGTCCCGTCGACGTCAGCTATCAGGGCGCCAATTTCCGCTTCTATCATCAGCTCAGCGCCACCGAGCGCGGCGCGCTGTTCAATCCAGACTACAATCGCGAGGAGCTGGATTTTCTGCGCAGCCACGTGCCGCCCGCCGGCACGGCCGTCGATGTCGGCGCCAATGTGGGAACGTTCGCGCTGCCGCTGGCGCGCCACGTCGGGCCTGCGGGCCGCGTGATCGCGGTCGAACCGCATCCGGTCACGCATGCGCGGTTGAGCTTCAATCGCGACGCATCGGCGCTGTCGCAGGTCAGGCTGGTCGCGGCCGCGGCGGGAGACAGCGACGGCGAGGTCATGATCGAGACTGACGGCGACAATCTCGGCGCCAGCCACATCGTGGTCGGCACGGCGGGTGCCGAGGCGTTCAAGGTCCCATCGCTGCGCTTGCAGGCCATTCTCGAACAGGCCGGCGCGACCAAGGTCGATGCATTGAAGATCGACGTCGAGGGCTTCGAGGACCGCGTGCTGACCTGCTTCTTCCGCGACGCACCGCAGACGCTGTGGCCGCGTGCGGTCGTCATCGAGCATCTGTCGCGCGACGAATGGCAGAACGACTGTCTCGCCGACATGATCCGCCGCGGCTATCGCGAGGTCGGCCGGACCCGCAGCAACACGCTGCTGCTGCGCGGCTGA
- the argG gene encoding argininosuccinate synthase encodes MTTILKGLPTGEKVGIAFSGGLDTSAALLWMKQKGARCFAYTANLGQPDESDYDEIPRKAMSFGAEKARLVDCRTQLVHEGIAAIQSGAFHISTGGATYFNTTPLGRAVTGTMLVAAMKEDGVNIWGDGSTYKGNDIERFYRYGLLTNPNLKIYKPWLDQQFIDELGGRAEMSAFLTAHGFNYKMSAEKAYSTDSNLLGATHEAKDLESLSSGIRIVNPIMGVPFWREDCAVRPETVVVRFEEGQPVALNGQTFTDPVALFLEANAIGGRHGLGMCDQIENRIIEAKSRGIYEAPGMALLHIAYERLVTGIHNEDTIEQYRMSGMKLGRLLYQGRWFDSQALMLRETAQRWVASAITGEVTLELRRGNDYSLLNTESPNLTYQPERLSMEKVEDAAFTPADRIGQLTMRNLDITDTRTKLKLYSDTGLLSGAEGAQIFQLGHDKGDKS; translated from the coding sequence ATGACCACGATCCTCAAAGGCCTGCCTACGGGCGAGAAAGTCGGCATCGCCTTCTCCGGCGGCCTCGACACCAGCGCGGCGCTGCTCTGGATGAAGCAGAAGGGCGCGCGCTGCTTCGCCTACACCGCCAATCTCGGGCAGCCCGACGAGTCCGACTATGACGAGATCCCGCGCAAGGCGATGAGCTTCGGCGCCGAGAAGGCGCGCCTGGTCGATTGCCGCACCCAGCTGGTGCATGAGGGCATCGCCGCGATCCAGTCCGGCGCCTTCCACATCTCGACCGGCGGCGCGACCTATTTCAACACCACGCCGCTCGGCCGCGCCGTCACCGGCACCATGCTGGTGGCCGCGATGAAGGAGGACGGCGTCAACATCTGGGGCGACGGCTCGACCTACAAGGGCAACGACATCGAGCGCTTCTACCGCTACGGCCTGCTGACCAACCCGAACCTCAAGATCTACAAGCCCTGGCTCGACCAGCAGTTCATCGACGAGCTCGGCGGCCGCGCCGAGATGTCGGCATTCCTCACCGCCCACGGCTTCAATTACAAGATGAGCGCCGAAAAGGCGTATTCGACCGACAGCAATCTGCTCGGCGCCACTCACGAGGCGAAGGATCTCGAAAGCCTGTCGAGCGGCATCCGCATCGTCAATCCGATCATGGGCGTGCCGTTCTGGCGTGAGGACTGCGCGGTGAGGCCCGAGACCGTCGTGGTGCGCTTCGAGGAAGGCCAGCCGGTCGCGCTGAACGGCCAGACATTCACAGATCCCGTCGCGCTGTTCCTGGAGGCCAATGCGATCGGCGGCCGCCATGGCCTGGGAATGTGCGACCAGATCGAGAACCGCATCATCGAGGCCAAGAGCCGCGGGATCTACGAGGCGCCCGGCATGGCGCTGCTGCACATTGCCTATGAGCGGCTCGTCACCGGCATCCACAACGAGGATACGATCGAGCAGTACCGCATGAGCGGCATGAAGCTTGGCCGTCTGCTGTATCAAGGCCGTTGGTTCGACTCGCAGGCCTTGATGCTGCGCGAGACCGCGCAGCGCTGGGTCGCCAGCGCCATCACCGGCGAGGTGACTTTGGAGCTGCGCCGCGGCAACGACTACTCGCTGCTCAACACCGAGAGCCCCAACCTGACCTATCAGCCGGAGCGGCTGAGCATGGAAAAGGTCGAGGACGCCGCCTTCACGCCCGCCGACCGTATCGGCCAGCTGACCATGCGCAACCTCGACATCACCGACACCCGCACCAAGCTGAAGCTCTATTCGGACACGGGCCTGCTGTCTGGCGCGGAGGGCGCTCAAATTTTCCAGCTCGGCCATGACAAGGGCGACAAGAGCTGA